TTATTGGGCTCGATCATAACTGCGGCCATATTTTGCTGTGCGTAGCCTCGGAGTCCCGTCCGTTCGCGGCATCCCCCGGATCGCGCAGGAGAAGCCGGAAACGCGCGGGACGGACTCCGTGACATGGTGGCCGCAGTTATGATCAAGCCCTGATTATTTCCGTATCCGTCCGCCAGCAACCCCACGTTTTATATTCAACCCAAGGAGAATAACCCCATGAACGTTGTTGCATTCAACGGCAGTGCCAGAAAAGACGGGAACACGGCCATCCTGATCAACACGGTTTTTTCCGAACTTGAAAAAGAAGGCATTGAAACCGAGCAGG
The nucleotide sequence above comes from Desulfobacterales bacterium. Encoded proteins:
- a CDS encoding NAD(P)H-dependent oxidoreductase, with the protein product MNVVAFNGSARKDGNTAILINTVFSELEKEGIETEQ